Within Catharus ustulatus isolate bCatUst1 chromosome 5, bCatUst1.pri.v2, whole genome shotgun sequence, the genomic segment aaaggcagaaataaatcactttctgtcctgcagaacacagaaaatcCTTTGGATGATGCAGCATAGACATTGCAAGGATGCCTACAGcaagggcactgcagggcagctgtttctatttcttcctcctccttcagcaGTTCTACATGACATTAACTTTACTCAACTTCTTAAATGcttattattttacatttattatcTACTATTTAATCACCACAAGAATCACTTTGCAGGGCACATCACACCTTCTGGTTAATATTATGAGCCCCAGCAATTTAAGGACATTTAAGGATATCCGTGTGAGCTCATTCTGGCACAGTGCTCAGGTCAAGAACAGCATGGCAGAACATcattaaacaaattaaatttgcCTTGCAGGTTTATACTTTATGTGTAACTTCAAATAACCATGGCCAGGACACACCATCCTCTGCTCATTCAGTTCCAGCTCAACCTCCCTTAGGCACCAGAACCCTGATCCAGAATTTCTGTAACACGGGATTCATGTGTTTAAACAGAAAGGGCAAACCAGAAACTCACAGGTTTTTCTTCATTAAGACAGAGATCCGGTACAACAAGGACATCTAACCACAAAAGTCTGATTTCCCATCATTCAAGACTTCTGCCAAATATCACCCACTTTTACTAAAAGCCCTGTTTCTTCTcacagaaaactttaaaaatacttcaagtAAGAGAAAAttctctgtgcagcactgcacatgtagcagaaaatatttctgaaagtgATGAAGATCCCCTTCTCTCAAAGCCACTTCAATTTACTTGTTACAAATTTAGTGATGCTGGAAGCACAGAGCTCACAGTAGGAAAGAATGAATAAAGTCTTCCCAGTCTCCACCACGACCTCTCTGGCACAGATAACAAACTTCAGAGAGTGTTGTGGTATCTCTGTGTTTGCACAGGTCTCAGGGATAAATtctcccctgtgagggtggtatGGTGGCTGCACACAGAAACTGTGGATGTCACATCTCTGGAAGTATCCAagtccaggctggacagggcttggagcaacttgggatagtggaaagtgtccctgcccaggcagggggTTTGGAGTGAGAAAAtcttaaggtcctttccaatccaaaccactctgtgacTCTCCCACCAAATATTTATAGCCTGATGACCAACTTCCAGCTGCAAAGAACCACCCTGGCTGTTCCGGAGCTGTACAGTCATTCCAGACCCATTCTGCTAAAGGCCAAGCACATGCAAATAGCCTCAAGTGATAAACATCTGCCAAAGCCTGCTTTCTGTCTTCTCAACTTCCAGATGAAACTTTCCACAGCCAGGCAAACCCAGAGCCTTTTTTCAGCGGGCATCAGGTGACCCAAGGACTCTCCAGCCctacagagctgcagaggaaatgcagctgctgcagtgggaaaggctggagcTTCAGCAGGAAGAACATACAGCTTCACCTTGCTAAACTGTGTGAACAGAGGGTAATGAACACTGGGATGGAATAGGGGATATAAAAGTGATCTACTCAGGCCATTTTTTATGAGTGGGCTGAAATACAATTTGGGGCCTTGGTAAAGGAGTCACCCTCACCTATAAATCCCTGTGGCTTCCTAAAGTTGGCCTACTGCTTTTAAAAGGCTCCACAGCGCATCGTCATCCTTATCTCTGCTGATAAGGAGAAGCAAAGGTCCAGGACACACAGCACGAGTCCCATGGGCACTTCTACCCTCGGCACCCGTGTTGTGTCCTCTTCGTGTCCCACTGTGCGGACAGAAGGATCCCCTCGCACACGCGCGGTGACATCGCTCGTGTCCCCACGCGACACTCCGGTCCCGACCCTTCGGGCGGCCGGACCCACCGGGTTCCGGAGGGGCTGCGCGGGAGGCCGCGCCGGGGAAGGCAAGGTCACGTCCTTCCCCGCTGGGGAGCGCGCCTGCCACCCATCCGGCGCAGGGCCGGCGGGTCGTACGGAGCCCCACCGAGCTCCCGCCGACCCCCAGGCCACGCTCGCGGTTCCCGGTGCTGTCCGGGGTTCTGGGCCGGGCGCGGCGGAGCGCAGTGGCGGGCCCAGCGTGGCCATGGCGGGCGAGACTACAACACCCAACAAGCAACGCGGCGCCCCGCCATCCCACTAAGGACTACGAGTCCCGGCGTGCCTTGCGGCCGTGCCTAATTCCGTCCCGCGCTGCCCTGCCGCGGTGCACGCTGGGACTGCTAGTACGTCCTACAGACCAGCACCCGCCCCCTGCCTCCATTGGCGCTCGCGGCCGCCCGTCAAAGGCTGGGCAGCCAATCGCGGCCCGCGCGTGCGGAGTCATTCAGCGCGCGCCGAGTCGCGGTCACAGGgattcccccctccccacaggcCTTGCCCGGCCGCACCGGTCGCAGGGCTGTCCACAGCGGGGGTGAGTCGCGGGGCTCCCCCGGGGAACTCTCACCTGCTTGGCCGCGGCGAGCCCCGCTCGGCGGCACGCCCGCAGCATGGCTCGGAGCGGCAGCCGGCGCGGCCCGCGGAAAGGCGCCTTGCGCGGGTCCTGCCGGCGCCGCCTCCGCCCCCCCTTCAGCGGGCACTGCGCCTGCGCCGGCGCTCCCGCCCCGCCAGGGGGCGGCCGCGCGTGACGGGTCTCGCGTGGCCAATGGCAGGGCGGGCACGGCCCGCGCGACGCCGGCGGGCGGGGACGCGTGCGCGGAGTGGCGCTCGGGCACGGCCGGATcggaatagaataaaataaaatgaaaataaaaatcacaggatGCGTCCGGTTGGAAGGGACCGCAGTTGGTTGCTGGTGCAACCTGTCTTTTTGAacagggtcatcccagagcacacgGCACAGGATTGCAACCAGACAGCTCCGGAATGTCTCCAGTGAGGAGGCTCCGCACCCTCGCTGGGCAATCCGCGCCGGTGCTCGGTCACTGCGCTGTAAACTTCTTCCGCATGTTCAGGGGAAACTTCTTGGGATCAGCTTCTGCCATTTCCTCTTATCCCACTGCCCGGTCCCTGCTCCGAGCACTGACACTTTAGAAATCAATTCAGACACTGACGGACATTGATCAGGGCACCTCTCAGGTGTCTCGTCCcgaggctgaacagccccagctcccctcagccCTTCTTCAGGAGAGAGATGTTCCAGACCCCCAGTCTGAATGTCACACAGCACATTTTAGAGCATTTATCAACAATTTACAGGCGTGACTTTTCACAGCTCTCTCATAAACCTCTCGCTGAGAGCTCTCAGAAGCCATTATCTCATCCTTCAACCAGTCCGGCCAGacttctgaagagaaaaaatcagaatacacCAGTAATGTCCACAAACAATGAGTTCAATCCACTTGGTGGGGTCTTTAGGAGACTTTAGTAACCCCTGGGGCGGAGGCTCGGTGTGTCCCGGTCACTTAGGGTGACAAGTGCGCAGGGGGACGGAGCGGGACCGAGCCGGTTCCGAGGACGGGGCGGACGAGGAGGACTCTGGGACTGTGGGGGACCCGGGGCTATGGGGGTTCCCGGGGCCGTGAGGGTTCCTGGAGCCGTGTGGGATCCCGAGGCCGTGCGGGTTCCTGGGACCATGAGGGTTCCTGGGGTCGTGCGGATCCCAGCCCCGGTGCTCCGCAGTCCCCGTGGGCGggccccggcgcggccccgcccggcgcAGCGtggccatggcggcggcggcggcggcgcgcggggcCCTGGCGGGTCGGTACCGGGGCGGATCGGTACCGGGGCGGCGTGGCGGTGTCGGGGCGGTTTCGGTgtcggggctggggctgtgtggctGGGACGTTTGTGCTGAGGCtctcccgtgtccccccagggaTCCTGCGGCGCTGGGCCCCCCGCGCCCTCCCGCTCTGCGGCCCCTCCGCCCGGTGCGTCGGGCACGgaccggccccggccccggccccggccccgctctgGACCCCGCGGCTGCTCGGCGAGAACCGGCCCCGGGCAGGGACCCCCTCGGTGCTCAGCAGGTGTGGTTCGCGGCTTCTCCTTCCTGCAAAAAGCCTTAAAAGGGGTTTCAGATATACATGGAGGAGTTTCTCTCTATATAtcttacatatatatatatatatatatatatactatatatatttatatttgtacaCCTTGTATGTTTTATATGTATTGTATTGTTtcatataaatgtaaataaattgaaatacatttatattattttaaaatatatttatacataaatCTATTATATTCCACTACATATACATTACATATCATATACTGTGAATGAATTATGTATATTCACAGTATATAACATATATATCTAacatatataatttttcatCGTATGCATTAATATTAAGTTGTTAATATAGCCTATGTTATATTTAATAATACAATATGTAGTatcatataatatataaaatatgtgtaGTGTATATGCTGAAACTcctccatatatatatatgaatattttagaatcattggttggaaaagacctctaataccatcccatccagcccttaacccagcactgctaaGGCCAGCACTAAACCATGCCCCCCCAAATGCCGCACCTGCACAGATTTTACATCCCTACAGGCATGGTGGTTCCACCACTGCAAGCCTCCCACCATTCATGCTTGAAGCAGGAGGTAAATTAGGATATTCCTTGCAGCTGTATTTTACTGTTAGTTTTCTTGTAAtcactgctgtttgttttgctgctgataGGTGTTGATTTCCaggggtctcttccaacccaaactgttctgagTCTGTGATTAAAATTCTAAGAGTGATTTCTGAATCCAAATATCAGCTAAATGTTTGCTTCTGAGTGTGTGTTTGACTTTAGTAGACTTttagtagattaaaaaaaaaaaggtgctctGTGGAATAACTTTGAGCTGAATTTTGACAAGAGTCCAGCCCTGCTGTTGTATTCTACACCCATTAGGTGCTGCGCTGTAATATTAGAGGAAGCCTTGTTATCCTTCAAACAAGCCACAGCCCTTCTGATCTCTCTGTGTGTGACAAAGGCAATTATTACTTTTAGAAAAAGCTGTTTCAttcctgttctgttttcctccctgttttGGTGttggtctggtttttttttagtgtcaCACCTCTACTTCCAAGTTTACTCCAGCAGCCAGCAAGGACCCTCACCTACTGCAGCTTAcggaaaggaaagaggaaaagtgtGAAATCTGTGGTGAAAAGGTTCCTCCGGCTGCACAACGGCCTCTGGGTTAGGAGAAaggtgagatttttttggataaAAAAAGTCAGGGTAAAGTGtaattgttttccttcccttggAAGGCAGTGCCTGGTGTGGAAGTTCAAAAACTCTGTAGAGAGACTCCCATTTTCCTGAAAGTGGGATATTTATCCAGGTTTGCTGAGCAGTGGGACTGTGTTTGTGTATTTGCAGTGACTAAAAGCAgggttttctgtgtgtgttttctccTGATAGTCTGGTTATAAGAAGAAGCTGTGGAAGAAGTCAGCTGCCAAGAGGAAGCGTTTGAGGGAGTTTGTGTTGTGCACGAGGACACAGTGTAAGCTCCTGGATAAAATGACCACTTCCTTCTGGAAGAGGAGGAACTGGTACGCCGATGATCCCTACCAGAAGTACCACGACCGCACAAATCTTCGTGTGTAGGAATCTTGGGTTTGCAATCTCTAGGAAAGGGGGTTGTGTGGCATGGTCTGGATTTTGGAACATAAATCTGCAATGCctgtacttttttaaaataaacatgtgCATATCATCTGAGCAGAATTATGGGAACTAATGCCCAAAATAAAGGAATATTCAAGAGTATCTTCATCTGCAGTTTGTTTTACTTAGCAGAGGTCAGGCTGGTTGCTTACACATTCTGATGTCTGGTAGTTTCCTGTAATTGTCTAACATGGAGGAATATATTAAACAGCACTAAAAGTGAATAATTCAACATacttaatattattttttcaataaagaTGTTTAAATAACCCCAGAATCTATTTTGTGTATCCACACTTACAGATGGCTCACGGAATGAGGTCTTCTGGGGAAGAGTTAAAAGGAGAGCAGGGTCCATCGCAGCATTGTTTCCTGTTACAATAACACACAGTTGCTTGTGTCCATGCTAGAAAGCAtagggggaaaaatccccaaaccagaATTTCATAGCTACATGCTGGTTTTataactgattttaaaatgtattggCCACCAGCTTTCATTACAGGACTCACATGTTGTGTCCTCTCTTGGTGTTTGAGTAGAAGATTCTATTCTTGGTGTCCTGCATAACAACCTCAAGTAGACAAGTCAGAgtgattttttgtttatttttcctttaagccTAACTAACACCTCACACTGCACATTCCTGGTCACACACAAATGGAACAAACCCAAGGGTTTATCATGAGGTGTGTTTGCAGTGAGATCAACTAGACCATGGTTTTGCTAAGGGTTGGATCAGATGTTTTCTCTACAAAGCTGATACTCCAGAAAGTTTATGAAAGCAGTGCTTTAAAGCATTTCCTGATATCCCATTTTTGAGCAGACAGCCCCTGGTTgtcagccccagagctgcctgtgtaGCAGAAGTGGTTTGCTGTACAAGGCTGTAGCATGGCAATGAATTCACTAGTTACTCAGAGTGTTCAGTAGctgtattttgttctttttccagttCATGATACAGAAAGTTCTGAAGAACATGCAGCACTTAGTGAATACATCTATATACAGTCAGCCAGAATtcagataaaaataatacagcaaTCAAAGTGATTATTCTGGCCTGCCAGATACATTGAACAGACTAAagatgtttggttttgtttctgtttctgttttttaataaagaaaagattAAGACTTTATTCAAGATGTATATCAAGCAGTataacaaaaccagcaaaacatcAACCTTTGGAATACTGTTGTAATGGCCATCCTTGTGAGGCATCCAAGTGTACCATTGTATCACACACCTTTTCTACCCATCACAGGAAAGAAATCACACCGAGTGCACAATTATGAGCCTTAAATAGTTTGTCTAAACGCAAATCCCAACGTGTTCTCTGCTAGTTCAAATGTGCTGGATGCAAAACAGGTACCTGAAACTAACAGCAAAAGGGAGACTGTGGGTGAGGAGCACAAGGGTTCATCACGACACGAGGACTCGCtagcagctggaggcagcaggttGTTTACAGGAGGAGCATTGTCTTTCTCCAAGCAGCTTTCTCCCTCCTAGCAGGAATAAATTGCCAgattctctttccttctgtgctgGGTTTGCACTTCCACAAGGTTTTTAGGTTGATTCATtgcagggtgacagggacacatgTGAAGTCTGTCTTGTTTTGATGGGATCCTGATTCAGCAGTTGGTGAccacaggagctgcactgaTGCTGACCCTTatggcaggagaggaggcacagagggctgcactgggctgctccaggcttATTTGTTCATGACTGCATGAGTTTATGGTAAATTGGGGGGGTAATTCACAGGCCTGTTTACCACAGACCATCTCCAGCTGCAGTTCCCTTCCCCTCAGCCTCAATTTTACGTGCTTAAAGTAATGCACATTTCACTGGAGCCTTGAGCTGGGTAAAGGCCATTTCCTAGGGCTGGCCTGTTCTCTTCAGAGTTCCACTCTTCCAGCCCTCTCTGAGACATCAGGACGTGCCTGCTTTCCCTACAGGACTGATGGAAGGGGCCAGCTGCCTGAAAGGCCCCAAAACTGGGCATTTTTAACTTAGCCAGATCTGCTGCTATATTAAACCATCAGCTGAAAGATTGCTTGATTTTAGGAGGGGAGAGCTGGAAGTGCTCAGCCAGCCTGCACAGTCAGAGCTGGAATGGGAAGAGAGCTGAGAACTGCTCCTTTCCAACACATGCCCAGGaagcatccatccatccatccatccatccttccatccatcatccatccatccatccatccatccatccatccatccatccatccatccatccatccttccatccatcatccatccatccatccatccatccatccatcatccatccatccatccatcccttcatccatccttcatccatccatccatcatccatccatccatccatccattcattcattcatccattccttcatccatccatccctccatccatccatccatccatccatccatccatccattccttcattcattcattcatccattccttcattccttcaTTCATccattccttcattccttcattcatccatccatccatccatccatccatccattccttcatccatccatccatccattccttcattcatccatcatccatccatccatcccttcatccatccattccttcatccatccatccatccatccatccatccatccatccatccatccatccatccgtccatccatccctccatccatccatccatccatcatccatccatccatccatccatccatccatcccttcctcctctcctgtgcCGGTCCTGCACGCCCTGCTTTGCCAGGAGGGGTCAGCAGCAGCGCAGGAAGGTGACTCACCGAGCCGGGCTGGCTCCTTGGCAGAGGCTCCAGAGAAAAGCTGGAACAAAAGCCTTCAGGGCTGGTGTTTATCCGGAATGAACACTGAACTGACAGGCTGGGGGCAGCCCCTGTAAACAACCTGTGTGAGGAAAGTGAGAAATCAAAGCAAGTGCCCGTTCTCATCTGTACAGAACACTGGAGCACAAGGAGCACAAGTGCACGAGGTCAGGCATTCACGTCTGTCTATCTATACACAAATATACAGCTCTGTTGATAATacattttgtcttttccagAGATAtgaaaaggtttatttttctcatttatacAGTGAATGTTTTGAGAGATATAAGGCAACTCCCTTGTCAACATTTCACCTCAGCACTTAAGAAATGCTAAACAGTCAAGTTTACAGTAAAACAGCAGATTAGACGCACATTAAATAGTTTTAGTGATAATCAATGTTAATACAGCGTGTCTGAGATTAGAACTTGTCAGATGTTATGCAGCTCTATGTTGTTGGGTTATTTGGCATAATTGAGTGCAAACTTGTCAGCTTCTTCTTTATCTTACAGCAGCCCGTTGCATAGCAGGGAAACATGGCTTGCTTGcaacaggattttattttctgctaacAGTGCAGgcagtttttttatttctttttaatgttagccaaaaaaaaaaatcaaataaactcTAAAGCTGCTTAGAAGTAAAATACATAAGCTTAGCTTCTCAAAGCTTTTGCTGAGTATCTTCCAAGGACTGACTCTTCTGTAACTGCTCTTTAGAcaggtttgtttgggtttttatcaAATTTActttctgaagaatttttcaaaatttgcaAAGTATGACTGAATCAGCATAtgtaaaggaaacaaaattctCAGGTAATGAGGCCAAATACTGTGGCAGACACAGGAAATAcctgcttgcttttttcttttcctagccAGGTCAGATaaacatttctgtgtgtgcataatttatttctttcttccccaCACATGTAGGAAGCTGTGGGGGTGACCTCAGGGATCCACCAGATGGGCAGCTGGGATATGGATGCACACCCAGCAGAGAAATGGTTTCAAAGGCCACTTCAGAGTTATCTCCAAGCCTGGCACACTCCAGCTGGCTGTTGGCACCCTGGgccaggtgacagtgacaccatCGAGCCCTGTGCTGACCCATTGGTGATAGCACATCCTACATAACGCTAAATGCTTTTCTAGTCTATGTGACAGGTCCAAGAGCAAACACAAAGGGCCACAGAATTAACTTATGTGTGAATCTCACATGCTCAACACTTACAAGAGACACCAACTTGAAGCACAAATACACAAACCCTACCAtgtcttcctcttcttttaTATTTCTCAGTTATATATGGATACAAATACACCACGCCATCTGCTTCTTGTGGTTCTAACCAAACTCCACGCTACAGGAGAAACTCCAGGCTTCAAAAGCAGCTCAGACCCTCTGCTCATGCAAGCAGAACAGCagcccctcagcagcagagcagagtgctGGGACTGGCACTGTTGCAGCAGGGGAGAAAGGTGTGTTTTCCCCTGGAAATGCATCACTAAAGCGATTCTGATTTCTGTTGCTGCAGCTTGCTCAAGCCTGGCTTGCTCACACTTTAAAACTCACAGTAGAACACTGGGCCACAAATGGTGGGATCTAGTTCTTCTATGCATCATTTTCCACAAAATACTCTCCTGGCTCAGGCTGATCAAAATTAGGACTCCCCCTTCATTACATTAttgaaaccatttttttctcttgcacatCACTTCCTCATCCTCTGTAAGTGGTTCTGTCTCTGTGGGTTTAGCACAATGATTTTCTCAGAACATGTGATTTActtgcagaaaaacacagttGCAGCTCAGTATTTGCTAACAAATCATGGACATTTTGTACAGTCAAAGTACTTTTGACATTTGTTACATCATTCACAGTcttgaggaggaagggaggaaagagaaatccATGGGTTCTGCAAATCCACTTCATCCATGATAAAGccataaataaatacactgtCAATGTAGCATCATGAGTAACTGATTACTGTTGTTTCCGCTGGGCATTCACAGAGCAAGAGCTATGCAGACACAAATGAAACTGTAAATGTACACTGTGGGTGGGTGCACACTCTGCAAACCAAACCAGGACCCCTCACCTGCAGGTGCCTGCCAGACTGTCCTGCCCACGTCAGGGACAGACGGCAGCAGCGAGTCCCAGCAGGGCGCGGcgagaggagggagaaaggcCATGGCTGTACAGCAAACACATCCATCCCACTGCTGTTTCCTTGTCATGAACGAGTAGCTCTTTAAGGCAGAAGAGAGACATTCTGTGGATCTTGGTGCTATTGGCTCATTGCACTCACATTGTTTCAGTGGCAGAGGACGAGGTACTTTTCTTCCTGAAGCGAGATCTAAGGGTCCTAGGCGGTGCCTGCAGAAAAGCAAGACACAACTTCAGAGGCATAATAGGAaacatcttttcttttcccttacaACTCACCCATCTTTGTGGGACCTCT encodes:
- the MRPL35 gene encoding 39S ribosomal protein L35, mitochondrial, with the protein product MARSGSRRGPRKGALRGSCRRRLRPPFSGHCACAGAPAPPGGGRAPGAPQSPWAGPGAAPPGAAWPWRRRRRRAGPWRVGTGADRYRGGVAVSGRFRCRGWGCVAGTFVLRLSRVPPGILRRWAPRALPLCGPSARCVGHGPAPAPAPAPLWTPRLLGENRPRAGTPSVLSSVTPLLPSLLQQPARTLTYCSLRKGKRKSVKSVVKRFLRLHNGLWVRRKSGYKKKLWKKSAAKRKRLREFVLCTRTQCKLLDKMTTSFWKRRNWYADDPYQKYHDRTNLRV